A genomic segment from Desulfurobacterium pacificum encodes:
- a CDS encoding glycosyltransferase gives MPELPDELFKQIESYVQLQKLLDFQLPLNFTRDWAASPDFLLVAVKGILKKKSSNSSLTIVEAGSGVSTVVLGYLLKKFFPQGKVFSLEHSYDFYEQTKKEIEFHRLGSFAEVFYAPLISYWINGREWLYYDLKEVKKRLQEEKRKVDVLFVDGPPAPVRKNIRYPILPLLKEFLPEEFLIILDDAKREDEREVAYMWKKELQVFSSWEPETEKGTLILEKIPFRNKELPFFSVCIPTYNRAHYLKQALESVLSQTFDNFEIIVYDDGSTDSTAEVVKKFNDSRIRYFKGEKNRGRPYARNQCVNLAKGDWIVWLDDDDVMKPDLLSSYAVAISRFPSVSVFYPLKLWILYENSKEMKLSQIIDYFKNRKACVRILMSSPPLPNPGVCIKKSVYDKYGLYDEEFYRAQDYEFWFRILPYEDIKGIDYEGLVYRIHDGNVSTFVELMDYSFESLAKRRFLQRFRLKDIYYFSNEPEELFASDLLAHQDYFNAAYYLWRFEKFSSLEKLLNVLGISDSCERLASKFERYLRLNRLEAAERVSEKLGVYYKKLLQVFASESADRKVFLASLKRLLLINPFFDLSRFSLSKEELEELEKVKDRILRVANKYEEGKREFAEIFWKRKLNESSGCHNS, from the coding sequence TTCCGGAGTTTCAACGGTAGTTCTTGGCTACTTGCTGAAAAAGTTTTTTCCTCAAGGGAAGGTCTTTTCTCTTGAGCACTCTTACGATTTTTACGAGCAGACAAAAAAAGAGATTGAATTTCACCGCTTGGGTAGCTTTGCAGAGGTTTTCTACGCTCCGCTGATTAGCTACTGGATAAACGGTCGAGAGTGGCTGTATTACGACCTGAAAGAAGTTAAGAAAAGGCTGCAGGAAGAAAAAAGGAAAGTTGACGTTTTATTTGTGGATGGTCCTCCCGCTCCTGTTAGGAAAAATATTAGATATCCGATACTTCCTCTCTTAAAGGAGTTTCTGCCAGAGGAATTCTTGATTATTCTTGACGATGCTAAAAGAGAAGATGAAAGAGAAGTAGCTTACATGTGGAAAAAAGAGCTACAGGTCTTTTCCTCTTGGGAACCGGAAACAGAAAAAGGAACGCTAATTCTTGAAAAGATACCTTTTAGAAATAAGGAACTTCCGTTTTTTTCAGTTTGCATACCTACTTATAATCGTGCTCATTACTTGAAACAAGCTCTTGAAAGCGTGCTTTCACAAACTTTTGATAATTTTGAGATTATCGTTTACGATGACGGTTCTACCGATTCTACTGCTGAAGTAGTAAAAAAATTTAACGACTCCAGAATTCGCTACTTTAAGGGAGAAAAAAATAGAGGAAGACCTTACGCGAGAAATCAATGCGTAAACCTTGCAAAAGGAGACTGGATTGTTTGGCTTGACGATGATGATGTTATGAAGCCGGACCTTTTAAGCAGTTATGCTGTTGCGATAAGTCGGTTTCCTTCTGTTTCTGTTTTCTACCCTTTAAAGCTGTGGATTTTGTACGAAAATTCAAAAGAAATGAAACTGTCTCAAATTATAGACTACTTTAAAAATAGAAAAGCCTGCGTGAGGATCCTTATGTCTTCTCCTCCTCTGCCTAACCCCGGAGTATGCATAAAGAAATCTGTTTACGATAAGTACGGTTTATACGATGAGGAGTTTTACAGAGCGCAGGATTATGAGTTTTGGTTTAGAATTCTCCCGTATGAGGACATTAAAGGCATTGATTATGAAGGACTTGTTTACAGGATTCACGATGGAAACGTTTCTACTTTTGTAGAACTTATGGATTATTCTTTTGAGTCTTTGGCTAAAAGGCGGTTTCTTCAGAGGTTTCGCTTAAAGGACATTTATTACTTTTCTAACGAGCCTGAAGAACTTTTTGCTTCTGACCTTTTAGCTCACCAAGATTACTTTAACGCTGCCTATTACCTTTGGAGGTTTGAGAAGTTTTCGTCTTTGGAGAAGTTGCTTAATGTGTTGGGAATTTCTGATAGCTGCGAAAGGTTGGCGTCAAAGTTTGAGAGGTATTTAAGGCTAAATAGGCTAGAAGCGGCTGAACGCGTTTCGGAAAAACTTGGTGTTTACTATAAAAAGTTGTTGCAGGTTTTTGCTTCTGAATCTGCGGATAGGAAGGTATTTCTGGCTTCTCTTAAAAGGCTGCTTTTGATTAATCCTTTCTTTGACCTGTCTAGATTTTCTTTAAGTAAAGAAGAATTAGAGGAGCTTGAAAAAGTAAAGGACAGGATTTTAAGGGTAGCCAATAAGTACGAAGAAGGGAAAAGAGAGTTTGCAGAGATTTTCTGGAAGAGGAAGTTGAATGAAAGTAGCGGCTGCCATAATAGCTAA